The genome window ACATGGTATTGATCAAAGGGTTTTGTAATGTGGGTCGGTTAGATGATGCTTGTGGGTTGTTTAAGGTTATGAAGGAACATGGTTGTTTGCCTAATGCTGTGGTGTACTCGGCACTTCTTGATGGATTTTGTAGGTGTGATAACATGAAGAGAGCTTTAGAGTTATTGAAGGAAATGGAGAAGGAAGGTGGGGATTGTACTCCTAATGTAGTTACATATACATCTGTGATTCAAAAGCTTTGTGACAAGGGATTGTCGACGGATGCCTTGGTTATTTTGGACCGAATGGAAGCTTGTGGATGCGCCCCAAGTTGCGTTACAGTTAGTTCTCTTATTAAGGGTTTGTGTGTGGAAGATCGAGTTGAAGAGGCTTATAAGTTAATTGATAGAGTTGTTGCAGGAAGTAGTGTCAGCTATGGTGATTGCTATAGTTCTCTTGTTGTGTCCTTGGCAAGAGGTAGGAAACCTGAGGAGGCAGAAAAGGTCTTTAAGATGATGGTTGATGGCAGGGTCAAACCAAATAGTTTGGCCTGTAGCATTATGTTGAAAAAACTTTGTTTGGATGGTCGGGTGGTTGACGCTTTGTGCTTGTTTGATGAACTTAATAAAATGGAATGCTTGTCTTCCATCGACTCTGATGTTTATCCTGTTCTTTTAATGGGACTTTGTCAGCAAATGCATTTAGTGGATGCTGCAAAGCTAGCGAAAACAATGCTAAAAAAAGGATTTGAACTGAAAGCTCCTTACGTTGACAATATAGCTGAGATCCTGAAGAAATCTGGAGATGAGGAGTTAATTAAGAATTTGACTATAATTGCAAGGTGAAGTTGAACAAAAGAAAATCTTCATTTGTCTTGGAGGTTCCCATTTGTTTATCTGGTTGTGTTCTCCTACTAAACTCAAAGTCTCCGACCAAGAAGAAAACAATTGTTGAGTTGAGCTGGTAGTATTTGCATATGATATGTCTGGGAAGTGGAAATGACTAATGGTAATTCCTGGTAGCCGCTAAGTACTTTGACTTTATGTTGTTCTGAATTCATCAAGCTGATGCCTCAAATCTATGTGAATGATATATTGAATAGTGTTCATAAGTTCTAGTATAAGTTTGATAATTCTAGTTGGAAATATCAGTCTACTTCACTGCAATAGGAAAGCATGTGAATAAGCAAACTGCATTActccttttctttttagttCTTTTATTAGATTTCAGCTTGTGTTTCTGTATTAGGAGAGGGAGGCAGAGGATTACGACTGCTGATTTTCAGATGGAATTTCAAATGTCTCTTCTTTTCCTTATGTTGTGGATGAAAGACGGTAGGTTTTTTGCTAGAACAGTTGCAGTCTCATTCTTGGTGGCCTGTGATTGTATATATGCAGTCTTGAATATGTGGATTTGAGGCTATGAAAATTTTATTCCTTTGAATAATTGAAAATGAGGCCAAGAATTTTCTCCTTTTCAACCGACCTCATGCCTGTACTATTCCTCTACCTCTTGGTGTTGAATGCCTTACTGGCTTTTCTAACATTCATTCAACTGCATTGGATTTCTGATCTAGTTTTGCTTCACGGTAGTTTATACATGGTCTTCtttgatttttagttttaataaatatCTCTCGATCATATAATAAACGACGGGCACGCATAACAAAACTGTGAAGAAATTTGATCACAACTATTACTTTGTTAGTGTTACCGAGGTCTCTGTAGTCTGCTCATGGCATTAGTGAAGAATCTGCTCATGGCATTAATGAAGAAAAGTTAATCAAAACAGCGATAAGCTGATACAGTTCATCTATGCCTGAACTTTCTCTGTTACTTTAGTGTTACTGGTTCTTATGTATATAGTCCCATTTCTGAAGTTACTTTTGATATCTTGGTGCCTGTATTCTGTATGACCGGAATGTTTCTTCCAAGGCCTGACATTAACTTTGATGTATGAAATTACAGGATGACTTGGCTCCCATCATATATCTTAAATGGCCAGATGTAAATGGCTGGGCCTTAAGAGAATTGTGGACGTGTTGCAGTGACTTTGTTGGGATTATTTCAGTAGCTTACAGAACTAGGCACTTGCATGGTAAGTTGGAATTTTAGTTACATATTTAGCTCTCTTTCCCTCATCTTCTCTGACAAAGAAGTGATTTTGCTGATGGAGAGATGCTCATCTTTGTTCATCTTAATTATATGTTTTCAACAGTTTGACATGACACTGTTTTGATACCCAAGGAATCGTCATGGTTTAGatacatttattttttattttttgagactCGAATGTCTCCTAGGTTGAGCAAACTAGTATTCAGCTACTTCCGCTCATCCATCCCTTAAATAGTTGCAAATTACGTATGTGATCAGCAACCGAATTGAATCTCAGGGCGATACAAACCTTTAAAACACAATTTTTATCATGGAATTATGTTATCTAGTCATATTGATTGTTCTTGAGAATTATGGAAAATTGTTCAAGCTATATCAGCTCGTTTTTCCTATCATGTGATGTAGTCCAATGTGGAATACTCTGATGATTAATTGCATATTAGTAAATT of Malus sylvestris chromosome 6, drMalSylv7.2, whole genome shotgun sequence contains these proteins:
- the LOC126626655 gene encoding pentatricopeptide repeat-containing protein At5g47360-like, which translates into the protein MMSLSSISRFVSSSFGLKNHKLSILQFSTAAASAETVYNHLQRNGGNVEEILASSQVKLDSKYVSQVLQRCNGSQSQMGLRFFIWAGLQSTYRHSYFMYSTACELCEIRIKPTVIFDVLEAYKVEGCFVNLKMFKVVFNLCKEAKLADEALRVLRIMPEFGLRPDTTVYNVIIRLFCDMEDMDMAESLVKEMDLVDLCPDLITYMVLIKGFCNVGRLDDACGLFKVMKEHGCLPNAVVYSALLDGFCRCDNMKRALELLKEMEKEGGDCTPNVVTYTSVIQKLCDKGLSTDALVILDRMEACGCAPSCVTVSSLIKGLCVEDRVEEAYKLIDRVVAGSSVSYGDCYSSLVVSLARGRKPEEAEKVFKMMVDGRVKPNSLACSIMLKKLCLDGRVVDALCLFDELNKMECLSSIDSDVYPVLLMGLCQQMHLVDAAKLAKTMLKKGFELKAPYVDNIAEILKKSGDEELIKNLTIIAR